One genomic segment of Trichococcus shcherbakoviae includes these proteins:
- a CDS encoding energy-coupling factor ABC transporter ATP-binding protein, translated as MSIIEVKDLKYRYPDTTKLALDGISFSVEEGEFIGLIGRNTAGKSTLCYALSGLVPHFFKGAYGGSVMIAGLDVRTTDVSEVTAAAGLVFENPFSQITGSRFTVYEEIAFGLENMGLPRDEIIKRIEESLDLLDIRKVKDKNPFDLSGGQMQRVAIAGVVAMKPKVLILDEPTSQLDPQGSEEVFKVVENLTKEGITIIMAEQKMEKIAQYADRVLLLDDAKLIAYDTPEAIFSREDLASLGVQPPAVTAIARHLNKRKANGHYPVELDELKGLLAEEGVPHE; from the coding sequence ATGAGCATCATAGAAGTGAAAGATCTAAAATATCGCTATCCCGACACGACGAAATTGGCGTTGGACGGCATCAGTTTTTCGGTCGAGGAGGGCGAATTCATCGGCCTGATCGGAAGGAACACCGCCGGAAAATCGACATTGTGCTATGCTCTGAGCGGCTTGGTGCCGCACTTCTTCAAAGGTGCCTACGGCGGATCGGTAATGATAGCCGGTTTGGATGTGCGCACGACGGATGTGAGCGAGGTCACTGCAGCAGCCGGGTTGGTGTTCGAAAACCCATTTTCCCAGATCACCGGCTCGCGTTTTACGGTATATGAAGAAATCGCCTTTGGTCTGGAGAACATGGGACTGCCGCGCGATGAAATCATCAAGCGGATCGAAGAAAGCTTGGACTTGCTTGATATCCGCAAAGTGAAGGACAAGAACCCGTTCGATCTTTCCGGGGGACAAATGCAGCGGGTTGCGATCGCCGGTGTGGTCGCGATGAAGCCGAAAGTGCTGATTTTGGATGAACCAACTTCCCAACTGGATCCGCAAGGGTCGGAAGAGGTCTTCAAAGTGGTGGAGAACCTCACGAAAGAAGGCATCACAATCATCATGGCCGAGCAGAAGATGGAAAAAATCGCGCAGTACGCAGACAGGGTCCTGCTTTTGGATGACGCCAAATTGATCGCTTATGATACGCCCGAAGCCATTTTTTCACGCGAGGACTTGGCGTCATTGGGAGTGCAACCGCCAGCCGTGACCGCGATCGCCCGCCATTTGAACAAGCGGAAGGCCAATGGGCATTATCCTGTGGAATTGGATGAGCTGAAAGGCTTGCTTGCGGAAGAAGGTGTCCCTCATGAATAA
- a CDS encoding CidA/LrgA family protein, with amino-acid sequence MHYLKQFTVIIAISAVSELLAIFIPLPVPASIYGMSLLFLLLMTGVLKLKQVESAANLLLGIMPALFVVSGAGLITSYGQIAENFASWIAINIGSTIVILATTGLLAQGLIRRKKAKEADGND; translated from the coding sequence ATGCACTATTTAAAACAATTTACCGTCATCATCGCTATTTCGGCCGTAAGCGAATTGCTGGCCATCTTCATTCCGCTGCCTGTTCCGGCCAGCATATATGGCATGTCGCTGCTGTTCCTGTTGCTGATGACGGGCGTGTTGAAGCTCAAACAAGTGGAAAGTGCCGCCAATCTGTTGTTGGGTATCATGCCTGCGCTGTTCGTCGTGAGCGGGGCTGGGCTCATCACTTCCTACGGGCAAATCGCCGAAAATTTCGCCAGCTGGATTGCCATCAACATCGGCTCCACCATCGTGATTTTGGCGACTACCGGGCTTTTGGCGCAAGGATTGATAAGAAGGAAGAAAGCAAAGGAGGCTGACGGGAATGATTGA
- a CDS encoding energy-coupling factor transporter transmembrane protein EcfT → MDAMTLYVPRNSPIHRLDPLTKMLYVVVSIAAAYILDNLWEVGAVMLTSFGILLVGKVFRNIMPVIALSFLLILSIVIVQGFFNPANETLLYELGPIKFYKEGLVIAFRLTMRVINMVSAFGVLVLTTSPTELVERLQQKGMSPKIGYVILSVLQIIPQLRATYGKIQDAQRSRGMETEGSLFVRIKAFFPLLGPVILNALNDTRERAIALDVRGFDRDTPKTYLNEAKSYRYSALLNILLLVILAGLIVWRLMG, encoded by the coding sequence ATGGATGCAATGACTTTGTATGTACCGCGCAACTCGCCGATCCATCGTTTGGATCCGTTGACGAAGATGCTTTATGTCGTCGTGAGCATCGCTGCGGCCTATATATTGGATAATCTGTGGGAAGTTGGGGCAGTCATGCTGACCAGTTTTGGCATCTTGTTGGTGGGGAAAGTTTTCCGTAATATTATGCCGGTGATTGCGCTCAGTTTTTTATTGATTCTGTCGATCGTCATTGTGCAGGGTTTTTTCAATCCTGCCAATGAAACGCTGCTGTATGAATTGGGCCCGATAAAATTCTACAAAGAGGGCCTGGTTATCGCCTTTCGTCTGACCATGCGCGTCATCAATATGGTCAGCGCCTTTGGGGTATTGGTGCTGACGACTTCGCCGACGGAACTCGTTGAACGGCTGCAGCAGAAAGGCATGTCGCCGAAAATCGGTTACGTCATCCTGTCGGTCCTGCAGATCATCCCGCAGCTTAGGGCTACGTATGGAAAAATCCAGGATGCACAACGGTCGCGCGGGATGGAGACTGAGGGCAGCCTGTTTGTCCGGATAAAGGCATTCTTCCCGTTACTGGGACCGGTCATACTGAACGCCTTGAACGATACTAGGGAGAGAGCGATTGCGCTCGATGTCCGCGGCTTCGACAGGGACACTCCGAAAACCTATCTGAATGAAGCGAAGTCCTATCGTTACAGTGCTTTGCTGAATATCCTGCTGCTGGTGATTCTGGCCGGTTTGATCGTTTGGAGGTTGATGGGATGA
- a CDS encoding nucleoside phosphorylase — protein MEQTLQAHIQLPADLDVKYALLPGDPARVERAKLLLEDAVDLAFNREYKSVLGTYQGLKVLVISSGIGGPSTAIAIEELARIGIEGIIRIGSCGSLHPEVHLGDVIIATAAVRDDGASKAYVDSAYPAVADLDLLIHLKAIAETERIPHRFGIVRSHDSFYTAREAQLTAYWSGNGIIGSDMETATLFVVGTLRGLKTASLLNVVVGPDEEMEEGVRQFVSGEAATKQGEQNQIKLALSAFHAWHQAKGGE, from the coding sequence ATGGAACAAACACTGCAGGCGCACATTCAATTACCAGCTGATCTGGATGTGAAATATGCGCTGTTGCCGGGTGATCCCGCCCGCGTTGAAAGAGCGAAATTACTGTTGGAGGACGCTGTCGATTTGGCGTTCAACCGCGAGTACAAGAGTGTTCTGGGGACCTATCAAGGGCTAAAAGTCCTAGTCATTTCCTCTGGGATCGGCGGGCCCTCAACAGCGATAGCTATCGAAGAGTTGGCGAGGATCGGAATAGAAGGCATCATCCGGATCGGCAGCTGCGGCTCTTTGCATCCGGAAGTGCATTTGGGCGATGTGATCATCGCGACGGCAGCGGTCCGGGATGATGGCGCCAGCAAGGCTTATGTCGATTCCGCATATCCCGCCGTTGCCGATCTGGATTTGTTGATCCATCTGAAGGCAATCGCGGAAACAGAGCGGATCCCTCATCGTTTTGGGATTGTCCGCAGCCACGACAGTTTCTACACCGCCCGTGAAGCGCAACTTACTGCTTATTGGAGCGGCAACGGCATCATCGGGTCGGATATGGAGACAGCCACGTTGTTTGTTGTTGGGACGCTGAGGGGATTGAAGACCGCATCGCTGCTGAATGTCGTCGTCGGTCCGGATGAAGAGATGGAAGAAGGCGTCCGTCAATTCGTTTCAGGAGAAGCGGCCACCAAGCAAGGGGAACAGAATCAAATCAAACTGGCATTATCCGCTTTCCATGCATGGCACCAGGCAAAAGGAGGAGAATAA
- a CDS encoding OFA family MFS transporter, with protein sequence MQQKMITEKKRFQSARWLYVFLGLVIMMMLGTVYSWSVFRLPVEELYNVGAAQSGLPYMTALLFYSLFMFLTGRFFKTWGPRSTILVGSLLVSIGWILSAFAPNIQVLTVTYGVISGAGVGIAYGAPLAVVTRWFPEKKGLVIGLVLLGFGLSPLFTAPLARTLVEQYGVMKTFLVLGVVFGMLLPLLSMPFKYPESGGVEGGGSSGSDAGVYDVTSAEMMKSAHFKGLYFNFIIGTMIGLMMIGLTSSIGIELIGMAQKDVVLFISVFAVFNGIGRPVFGWLTDRLSAKTAMLLSYAQIITAAVLMLSAKNESVGLFATAFSIFWFNVGGWLAIAPTATNNLYGPKHYSQNYGIVFTAYGIGAVLGVSSSGLLLDTFQNYDYIFYLVIASCLMGSLLTLVLFKGNREYKNEAAAEKHLPDFAGRNSSR encoded by the coding sequence ATGCAACAGAAAATGATAACAGAAAAGAAAAGGTTTCAGAGTGCTAGGTGGCTATACGTGTTTTTGGGACTGGTGATTATGATGATGCTGGGCACGGTCTATTCCTGGAGTGTTTTTCGTCTGCCTGTGGAGGAATTGTATAATGTGGGGGCTGCTCAAAGTGGATTGCCATATATGACGGCGCTACTGTTTTATTCCCTGTTCATGTTTTTGACCGGGCGTTTTTTTAAAACATGGGGTCCGAGATCAACTATCTTGGTGGGGTCATTGCTGGTTTCAATCGGGTGGATTTTATCAGCGTTTGCTCCGAATATTCAAGTATTGACTGTTACCTACGGTGTGATAAGTGGCGCAGGGGTCGGGATAGCTTACGGGGCACCATTAGCGGTAGTGACTAGATGGTTCCCTGAAAAAAAGGGTCTTGTGATTGGGCTGGTGCTGCTGGGATTTGGACTTTCGCCTTTGTTTACGGCGCCATTGGCCCGAACGTTGGTTGAACAATACGGGGTGATGAAAACATTCCTCGTATTGGGAGTCGTTTTTGGAATGTTGCTGCCTTTGCTTTCGATGCCTTTCAAGTATCCCGAAAGCGGGGGTGTTGAAGGAGGGGGTTCGTCTGGATCGGATGCGGGTGTGTATGATGTGACCAGTGCTGAAATGATGAAATCAGCTCACTTCAAAGGGTTATACTTCAATTTCATTATCGGAACGATGATTGGACTGATGATGATAGGTTTGACAAGCAGTATCGGCATTGAGCTGATAGGGATGGCGCAAAAGGATGTAGTGCTGTTCATATCGGTGTTTGCAGTGTTCAACGGCATCGGGCGTCCGGTGTTCGGGTGGCTGACGGACAGGTTATCGGCAAAGACGGCCATGCTCCTTTCTTACGCTCAAATCATCACGGCAGCCGTTTTGATGCTATCGGCAAAAAATGAAAGTGTGGGCTTGTTTGCCACAGCCTTTTCGATATTTTGGTTCAATGTTGGTGGTTGGTTGGCTATAGCGCCTACTGCAACCAACAATTTGTATGGCCCTAAACACTACAGCCAGAACTATGGCATCGTATTTACCGCATATGGAATAGGCGCAGTGCTGGGAGTGAGCAGTTCAGGGTTACTACTGGATACTTTCCAGAATTACGACTATATATTCTATCTTGTGATTGCATCATGTCTAATGGGCTCGTTGTTGACGTTGGTGCTTTTCAAGGGGAACAGGGAGTATAAAAACGAAGCAGCGGCAGAAAAGCATCTGCCTGATTTTGCGGGCCGCAACAGCAGCCGCTAA
- a CDS encoding LrgB family protein, with the protein MIDHLLETTKYLGLFISLGAFMIGLKLNKKYPYAFMNPLLIGTILVMGLILVLDVEVAVFQKSAQVLSDLLTPATICLAVPVYRQFKILRGNSWVVLISCLAGMISGLVTIIGLALILQMSEVTTLSTLARSITMAIALDTTELIGGVAGIIVAGVIFAGIFGTVVSGLIFRIFRIEEPIAKGLALGAASHAMGTAESLKASELQGAMSSLAMVVSGVMMVGLIPLAALFVQ; encoded by the coding sequence ATGATTGATCATCTGTTGGAGACGACAAAATATCTCGGGCTGTTCATCAGCTTGGGCGCCTTCATGATCGGCTTGAAGCTGAACAAAAAGTACCCTTACGCCTTCATGAATCCTTTGCTGATCGGGACAATCCTGGTGATGGGCTTGATTCTTGTCCTGGACGTCGAAGTTGCCGTTTTTCAAAAAAGCGCGCAAGTGTTGTCCGACCTCCTGACACCAGCCACGATATGCCTGGCTGTTCCGGTCTACCGACAGTTCAAAATTTTGCGCGGGAACAGCTGGGTCGTATTGATCAGTTGTCTGGCGGGGATGATCAGCGGTCTGGTCACAATCATCGGCTTGGCTCTGATCCTTCAGATGAGCGAAGTTACGACCCTTTCCACCTTGGCGCGCTCGATCACGATGGCCATCGCGTTGGATACGACCGAATTGATCGGCGGGGTTGCAGGTATCATAGTGGCAGGGGTCATCTTCGCCGGCATTTTCGGAACGGTAGTTTCCGGACTGATTTTCAGAATCTTCAGGATCGAAGAGCCGATTGCGAAAGGGTTGGCCTTGGGTGCGGCTTCCCACGCCATGGGGACGGCCGAATCGTTGAAAGCAAGCGAACTGCAGGGTGCCATGAGCAGCTTGGCGATGGTCGTATCGGGCGTCATGATGGTGGGGTTGATCCCGCTTGCGGCGCTGTTCGTCCAATAA
- a CDS encoding MATE family efflux transporter, which yields MQELKGSRMGTEKIPKLMRELAVPSIIAQVINILYNIVDRMYIGHIPEIGAVALTGLGISAPLVLIISAFSSFAGGGGAPLAAIALGKNDKDEAEKILGNAFSMLTLMAVVLTIVFTWIKEPLLYLFGASDVTFNYANDYTTIYIMGTIFVQYALGLNLFITSQGKTKNAMFSVLIGAVANIILDPIFIFVFGMGVKGAAIATVISQTLSALYVLQFLTSEHSLIRIRKKNMGLKFGLLKRIVSLGISPFIMQATESAIVIVFNTGLLKYGGDLYVGSMTIMQSIMQLLTVPVQGFTQGVQPIISYNYGAGNFKRVRETVRHSMKVTVGLTASYFLLVLFVPGLFARIFTTNPDLLALVTRVLPIYMGGMWLFGVQMSAQMFFVGVGEAKKSLFIALLRKVIILIPLALILPNYFDVMGIYYAEPIADILSATTSGILLYMTFKKLPR from the coding sequence ATGCAAGAATTGAAAGGATCCCGGATGGGGACGGAGAAAATCCCTAAACTGATGAGGGAGCTGGCCGTGCCGAGCATCATTGCCCAAGTAATCAATATCCTCTATAACATTGTGGATAGGATGTATATTGGCCATATCCCGGAGATTGGGGCTGTTGCGTTAACCGGATTAGGAATCAGCGCCCCGCTTGTGCTGATCATATCTGCTTTCAGCAGCTTTGCCGGAGGTGGAGGAGCTCCTTTGGCGGCCATTGCGTTAGGGAAAAACGACAAAGATGAAGCTGAAAAAATTCTCGGCAATGCTTTTTCGATGCTGACGCTGATGGCAGTCGTTCTGACTATCGTTTTTACCTGGATTAAGGAGCCATTATTATATTTATTCGGTGCCAGTGACGTTACCTTCAACTATGCGAATGACTATACAACCATCTATATAATGGGAACGATTTTTGTGCAATATGCACTGGGTTTGAATCTCTTCATTACAAGCCAAGGTAAAACTAAAAATGCCATGTTTTCAGTGTTGATCGGGGCTGTCGCCAATATCATCCTGGATCCGATTTTTATTTTCGTCTTTGGTATGGGTGTCAAAGGGGCAGCGATCGCTACGGTCATTTCCCAAACTCTGAGCGCGCTTTATGTCCTCCAATTCCTGACTTCCGAGCATTCGCTTATCCGGATCCGCAAGAAGAACATGGGTCTGAAGTTCGGACTGCTAAAGAGAATCGTGTCCTTGGGGATTTCGCCATTCATCATGCAGGCGACGGAAAGTGCAATCGTGATTGTTTTTAACACAGGGCTGCTGAAGTATGGCGGAGATCTTTACGTAGGTTCCATGACGATCATGCAAAGCATCATGCAATTGCTGACGGTGCCTGTACAAGGATTTACGCAAGGCGTTCAACCTATCATCAGCTATAATTACGGAGCGGGGAATTTCAAGCGTGTGCGAGAAACGGTGCGCCATTCCATGAAGGTAACGGTTGGACTTACTGCCTCCTACTTTTTATTGGTGCTGTTCGTGCCAGGTCTGTTCGCACGCATCTTTACGACAAATCCGGATTTGTTGGCTTTGGTAACCCGTGTTCTGCCGATCTACATGGGCGGAATGTGGCTGTTCGGAGTGCAGATGAGCGCGCAAATGTTTTTTGTCGGTGTAGGGGAAGCGAAAAAATCACTTTTCATTGCCCTATTGCGCAAAGTGATCATCCTGATTCCGTTGGCGCTTATTTTACCCAACTATTTTGATGTGATGGGAATCTACTATGCCGAACCAATAGCAGACATCCTGTCTGCGACGACATCGGGTATACTTTTGTATATGACTTTTAAGAAACTGCCGAGGTAA
- a CDS encoding energy-coupling factor ABC transporter ATP-binding protein, producing the protein MNKLEIEKLHFAYDKATLVIKGIDLVLDDRKTAIIGQNGSGKTTFVKLLKGLLRPDSGRILLDGTDLKTLTVAQISKKIGLVFQNPDDQIFKNTVLDEVMVGPLNIGLSLDEARASSRAALAQVQLVDVEKVNPYDLNLAQRKMVALASILAMDTPIVIFDEPTMGQDMAGKAIIKKVIENLQTEGKSVLCILHDMDFAAAVFERVVVFSQGQLLLEGGAREVFSKKDLLQQAYLDQPQAMKIAQALGIPENLLTVEEVEIALEKR; encoded by the coding sequence ATGAATAAACTGGAAATAGAGAAGCTGCATTTTGCCTACGATAAAGCGACACTCGTCATAAAAGGCATCGATCTGGTTCTGGATGATCGCAAAACTGCCATCATCGGGCAGAACGGATCCGGGAAAACGACATTCGTGAAACTGCTGAAGGGACTCTTGCGCCCCGATTCCGGCAGAATTCTGCTGGACGGGACCGATTTAAAAACTTTGACGGTTGCCCAGATATCCAAAAAGATCGGTCTGGTTTTTCAGAACCCGGATGATCAGATTTTCAAGAATACGGTTTTGGATGAAGTGATGGTCGGTCCGTTGAATATCGGACTTTCCTTGGATGAGGCAAGAGCAAGTTCCCGCGCGGCTTTGGCGCAAGTACAACTGGTTGATGTCGAGAAGGTGAATCCGTACGACCTTAATTTGGCGCAAAGAAAGATGGTGGCGTTGGCTTCGATTTTGGCGATGGACACGCCCATCGTCATTTTCGATGAACCCACGATGGGGCAGGACATGGCCGGGAAAGCGATCATCAAAAAAGTGATTGAAAACCTGCAGACGGAAGGGAAATCCGTGTTGTGCATTCTGCATGACATGGATTTTGCGGCTGCCGTTTTTGAACGCGTCGTCGTCTTCAGCCAAGGGCAACTGCTGCTCGAAGGCGGTGCAAGGGAAGTCTTCAGCAAAAAAGACCTCCTGCAGCAAGCCTATCTGGATCAACCCCAAGCCATGAAAATCGCGCAGGCTTTGGGCATACCAGAAAACTTACTGACAGTGGAAGAAGTGGAGATCGCTTTGGAGAAACGTTGA
- a CDS encoding MarR family winged helix-turn-helix transcriptional regulator, whose amino-acid sequence MKEKKNLLISLSKLSKMYRAEVKTEMSDSDFSPNELDLITFLSNNEMDTSKEIADSLGLSKSLIARSVDSLVAKGFLETRVDETDRRYIHLVLTDQAKPIAERLRNRRKQFIASMTEGISQEQFAQFEWALEKMIANVERKKEE is encoded by the coding sequence ATGAAAGAAAAGAAAAACCTGCTGATCAGCTTGTCCAAGCTGTCGAAAATGTACCGGGCAGAAGTGAAGACAGAGATGTCTGATTCGGATTTTTCTCCGAATGAGTTGGATCTGATCACCTTCTTGTCAAATAACGAAATGGATACATCCAAAGAAATAGCAGATTCTCTGGGATTATCAAAGTCTTTGATTGCCAGATCGGTCGATTCGCTTGTTGCGAAAGGTTTCCTGGAGACAAGGGTGGACGAGACAGATCGTCGTTACATTCATCTTGTCTTGACTGATCAGGCAAAGCCGATAGCGGAGCGATTGCGGAATCGCCGAAAACAGTTTATCGCATCGATGACGGAAGGGATCAGTCAGGAACAGTTCGCACAGTTTGAATGGGCTCTTGAAAAAATGATTGCCAATGTGGAACGGAAAAAGGAGGAGTGA
- a CDS encoding ECF transporter S component, translated as MNAETKNKLSYKLSTASIVLIPIAIGINYLGKYIAGVLRLPLWLDSIGTVLSGMLAGPVIGAASGIINNVIYGVTADPISTVYAITSAVIGLMAGLFAAKGWFKDIKTVLLAGLIIGVVAATVSTPLNILFWGGQTGNVWGDALYALLISNGQPQWLASFLDSIVVDVPDKLVTVLISYFIFKGLPKKLTNTFLKDGAIEEL; from the coding sequence ATGAATGCAGAAACAAAAAACAAACTGAGCTACAAGTTGTCTACGGCTTCCATCGTATTGATCCCGATCGCAATCGGGATTAATTACCTCGGCAAATACATCGCGGGCGTCTTGCGTCTGCCGCTTTGGTTGGACTCGATCGGAACGGTATTGTCCGGTATGTTGGCGGGTCCCGTAATCGGTGCCGCTTCCGGGATCATCAACAACGTCATCTACGGCGTGACGGCTGATCCGATTTCGACAGTGTACGCGATTACCAGCGCAGTCATCGGTTTGATGGCGGGTCTGTTTGCCGCTAAAGGCTGGTTCAAGGACATCAAGACCGTGCTGTTGGCCGGTTTGATCATCGGTGTGGTTGCGGCTACCGTCTCGACGCCTTTGAACATCCTCTTTTGGGGCGGACAGACCGGTAATGTCTGGGGAGATGCCCTCTACGCTTTGCTGATTTCGAATGGACAACCGCAATGGCTGGCTTCTTTCCTTGACAGCATCGTTGTGGACGTGCCGGACAAACTAGTGACGGTGCTCATCAGTTACTTTATCTTCAAGGGCTTACCGAAGAAACTTACGAACACTTTCCTGAAGGATGGCGCGATAGAAGAATTATAG
- a CDS encoding DUF2294 domain-containing protein, producing MTYTGSSMTKGQIESKLSEAISKFEVEQMGRGPEKIRTVIFQDLILIRLKGFLSISEKNLARNPGGIQLIKNARTALFENAREELEATIKTVIDVNIVSTYSDVSTKTGEKIIAIVVDRDIESLMK from the coding sequence ATGACATACACTGGAAGTTCAATGACAAAAGGACAAATCGAATCGAAATTAAGCGAAGCGATCAGTAAGTTTGAAGTTGAACAAATGGGTAGGGGTCCAGAGAAAATCCGGACCGTCATCTTTCAGGATTTGATCCTGATAAGACTCAAAGGTTTCTTGAGTATATCTGAGAAAAACTTGGCCAGAAACCCAGGGGGAATCCAGCTGATAAAAAATGCTCGGACTGCCTTGTTTGAGAATGCTCGAGAAGAGCTTGAAGCAACAATTAAAACAGTAATTGACGTGAATATCGTAAGTACCTATTCCGATGTCAGCACCAAGACAGGTGAGAAAATAATCGCAATAGTTGTAGATCGAGATATCGAAAGTTTGATGAAGTAA
- a CDS encoding carbon starvation CstA family protein has protein sequence MLTLLGGIALLILGYFTYGRYIEKNFSIDPERTTPAEALKDGYDFVPMSKSKNAIIELLNIAGTGPIFGPIMGALYGPVAYIWIIVGCIFGGAVHDYMVGMISLRNDGAHLPELASKYLGKPVKHVVNIFAMLLLMLVATVFVISPANLIASITPDWMTIGIITFLIFAYYLISTILPIDKAMGKVYPWFGAILIISTIAIGISLLTGGHNLPELTMGTMQNFHPKGTPIFPAIFFTISCGAISGFHATQAPMVSRTSTNEREGRFLFYGMMIAEGVIAMIWAGASMALFDGQTLSQMIDAGTPSAVVNQVSTMLLGNVFGTVAIIGVIVLPISSGLSAFRSLRTILADYMNIKQDSMKKILMMTIPLFVISFFLTKVDFNLIWRYFNWANQVTAVIALLMSTRYLYLKNKNYLVTLLPATFMLYACVVYILSEPIGFRMGLQTATYLVGLVATVAIMALYWTTGVKQKAALDPEAELLNDHLPIGTFASAEAVPAAAVAE, from the coding sequence ATGCTTACTTTACTTGGAGGAATCGCCTTACTGATTCTAGGTTACTTTACTTATGGGCGCTACATCGAAAAGAACTTTTCCATCGATCCGGAAAGAACGACCCCCGCTGAAGCACTGAAGGACGGATATGATTTTGTCCCGATGTCAAAATCAAAAAATGCCATCATTGAATTGTTGAATATTGCCGGAACGGGTCCTATTTTCGGACCGATTATGGGAGCGCTTTACGGTCCGGTCGCCTACATCTGGATCATCGTCGGCTGCATCTTCGGAGGAGCTGTCCACGATTACATGGTCGGGATGATTTCCTTGCGGAACGACGGCGCCCACTTGCCGGAGTTGGCCAGCAAATATCTGGGCAAACCGGTCAAGCACGTCGTCAACATCTTCGCCATGCTGCTGCTGATGTTGGTGGCTACAGTATTTGTTATTTCGCCGGCCAATCTGATTGCCAGCATCACACCTGATTGGATGACGATTGGCATCATTACGTTTTTGATCTTTGCTTACTATCTCATCTCCACCATCCTGCCGATCGACAAGGCGATGGGAAAAGTCTACCCTTGGTTCGGCGCAATCCTGATCATCAGCACAATCGCCATCGGCATCAGCTTGCTGACGGGTGGCCATAACCTGCCCGAATTGACGATGGGCACTATGCAGAATTTCCATCCGAAAGGCACACCGATTTTCCCGGCAATCTTCTTTACGATTTCCTGTGGGGCCATTTCCGGTTTCCATGCAACCCAAGCGCCGATGGTTTCTAGGACGTCGACGAACGAACGGGAAGGGCGCTTCCTTTTCTACGGCATGATGATTGCTGAGGGCGTCATCGCCATGATCTGGGCTGGAGCTTCCATGGCCTTGTTCGATGGCCAAACATTGAGCCAAATGATTGATGCTGGCACGCCATCAGCTGTCGTTAACCAAGTTTCCACTATGTTGTTAGGGAATGTCTTCGGTACGGTTGCCATCATCGGCGTCATCGTCTTGCCGATCTCTTCAGGACTTTCAGCATTCAGAAGTCTGCGGACAATCTTGGCTGACTACATGAACATCAAACAGGATTCAATGAAAAAAATCCTGATGATGACGATTCCTTTGTTTGTCATCTCGTTCTTCCTTACTAAAGTGGATTTCAACCTGATCTGGAGATACTTCAACTGGGCGAACCAAGTTACAGCCGTCATCGCTTTGCTGATGTCGACGCGTTATCTATATCTTAAAAACAAAAATTACCTGGTTACCTTATTGCCTGCAACATTCATGCTTTATGCCTGTGTCGTCTATATCCTGAGCGAGCCGATCGGATTCCGGATGGGATTGCAGACAGCCACTTACTTGGTCGGACTGGTCGCAACCGTAGCGATTATGGCACTTTACTGGACAACCGGTGTGAAACAGAAAGCTGCATTGGATCCGGAAGCAGAACTGCTGAACGACCATCTGCCGATCGGAACGTTTGCTTCCGCTGAAGCAGTACCGGCAGCAGCGGTAGCCGAATAA
- a CDS encoding helix-turn-helix domain-containing protein, with product MLTKEELPFCPVATTVDLIGNKWKLLIMRELLTGTKRFNEMHRLVDGISQKVLTENLRKMESDGIVKREVFPEVPPRVEYSLTDLGDSLRPIINSMSDWGTDYIKNNLLEQK from the coding sequence ATGCTGACCAAAGAAGAATTGCCATTTTGTCCGGTTGCGACAACCGTTGATCTGATCGGAAATAAATGGAAACTGCTGATAATGCGAGAATTGTTGACTGGGACCAAGCGTTTTAATGAAATGCACCGATTGGTGGATGGCATCAGCCAAAAAGTATTGACCGAAAATCTTCGGAAAATGGAGTCTGATGGGATTGTGAAACGGGAAGTATTTCCTGAAGTGCCACCCAGAGTGGAATATTCGTTAACCGATCTTGGAGATTCCTTAAGACCGATCATCAACAGTATGAGTGATTGGGGAACCGATTATATCAAAAATAATCTTTTGGAACAAAAATAA